A stretch of the Cydia amplana chromosome 6, ilCydAmpl1.1, whole genome shotgun sequence genome encodes the following:
- the LOC134648792 gene encoding VPS35 endosomal protein-sorting factor-like isoform X1, with the protein MPSYYEWCSKKNRKSVKHEYPKFEVTNHPLKSNIVSAKISSSTSFIENLNKWSSAFEEVDPLLRFEQMDLAEESLPVEVSDGSINYSKAWTSRRAVILNKYTTGEKLTIISSFLPGGEKVSSFSALIRQVSNLNEKVKHRLEQLDDFDEDTVRKTMGLSQQEFVTKINVLNEEIKKAWASEQRVKAFKIAIQCSKLLSDVNVMQFYPSKFVLITDTLDTFGNLVFSRLKERSYGTNVSKKVQDIDPTEIPDAAKETCQNWLFKMASIRELLPRLYMEMTLLKCYSFIAKDEIKPAIARLTKMIRGIGNPLVATYLRLYLCKVASSLLRNECEEFFYSNLKEFLEEYQQIFQPAIRKKYEVQLLTLDRYLSLYVPAVDWLMYGTVNSNKCKLTLYSLYSLEDLLQKCENMENNELLLYCLVSAFDSTSVNKKSTEILEMVQSSAEKMVMLSEILTALGEHLCTADSHHQMASEALIQTWWKIANNMKSTTNFLQVLGPWLQFACMHLSTQHVNIILRGTIRYMIKCGKPADEFSGSFQFVVRRMLNSIPDVEELFLMDAFMPLVELVQTSNARTMMAKTVLSIFFAKYKLVQIEDPIVIGSLMRLCCILHESINAVTVEDEVKLCAELIAKYVRAVSHDDPEQQLNFYVESRAAFIKLDAVLVALVHCVNALGARGAAGTRGWLQRACAAYCFVTVPSLHCPLARAQLYLLSGQAALLNNCVGQAEANFKALISLIPDIPEFIMEDGQKKMTHFKVSSLMSDFLSTLLIMPDNMDSSVKAYILSGFIKTMERIHWRKTDPVYYMSLLRTLDLLCEMTRETYAYGIEGVLSNDKLYGSEAEYIDSIEKYSTNICQELLVVLKALGDAKETRKQHDLALEVFWRVVRRGDLDNSSMANLAANLWMLSQKLQDTSQRLPKSMLMTLKNDNSRASQQLLQKLKESA; encoded by the exons ATGCCTAGTTACTACGAATG GTGTTCAAAGAAAAATCGTAAAAGTGTTAAACATGAATATCCTAAATTTGAAGTAACAAATCATCCACTTAAATCGAATATTGTATCAGCA AAAATAAGTTCAAGTACAAGCTTTATTGAAAACTTGAATAAATGGAGTTCTGCATTTGAAGAGGTTGATCCACTACTTAGGTTTGAGCAAATGGACCTGGCAGAG GAGTCACTACCTGTGGAAGTATCTGATGGCAGCATAAATTATTCTAAGGCTTGGACATCCAGGCGTGCCGTTATTCTGAACAAATATACTACCGGAGAAAAATTGACTATTATCAGCAGTTTTCTGCCAGGTGGCGAAAAAG ttagttcCTTTTCAGCTCTTATCCGCCAGGTTTCCAATTTAAATGAGAAAGTAAAGCACAGGCTTGAACAGTTGGATGACTTTGATGAAGACACTGTGCGAAAGACAATGGGTTTATCACAGCAGGAATTTGTCACCAAAATCAATGTGCTGAATGAAGAAATCaaaaag gcgTGGGCTAGTGAACAACGCGTCAAAGCATTCAAAATCGCCATTCAATGTTCTAAATTATTATCTGACGTGAATGTAATGCAATTCTATCCCAGCAAGTTTGTATTGATCACTGATACTTTAGACACATTTGGTAATCTAGTCTTTTCTAGACTCAAAGAGCGGAGTTATGG CACCAACGTTTCAAAAAAAGTCCAAGACATTGACCCCACTGAGATTCCTGATGCAGCCAAGGAAACATGTCAGAATTGGCTATTCAAAATGGCTTCAATAAGAGAGTTGTTGCCCAGGTTGTACATGGAAATGACTTTGCTAAAATGCTACTCATTTATTGCCAAAGACGAAATAAAGCCAGCCATTGCCAGGCTCACCAAGATGATCAGAGGCATAGGCAACCCATTGGTCGCTACCTACCTGAGGCTTTACCTCTGCAAAGTTGCTTCTAGTTTACTGCGGAATGAATGTGAGGAATTCTTTTACAGCAATTTGAAAGAATTTCTTGAAGAATATCAAcag ATTTTTCAACCAGCCATTCGAAAAAAATATGAGGTCCAGTTATTGACCCTCGACAGGTACTTGAGCCTGTATGTGCCCGCAGTGGACTGGTTGATGTATGGGACCGTCAACTCCAACAAATGCAAGCTAACTCTATACTCTCTATACTCTCTAGAGGACTTGCTCCAAAAATGCGAGAACATGGAAAATAa tGAGTTATTACTGTACTGTCTGGTTTCGGCTTTTGACTCTACAAGCGTTAATAAGAAATCTACAGAAATATTGGAAATGGTACAGAGTTCCGCAGAGAAAATGG TAATGCTAAGCGAAATCCTGACGGCCTTGGGTGAGCACCTGTGCACCGCCGACAGCCACCACCAGATGGCGTCCGAGGCGCTGATACAAACCTGGTGGAAGATCGCCAACAACATGAAGTCGACCACCAACTTCCTTCAAGTGCTGGGTCCTTGGCTACAGTTTGCTTGCATGCATCTGTCA ACACAACACGTGAACATCATCCTCCGCGGGACCATCAGGTACATGATTAAATGCGGGAAGCCCGCCGATGAGTTTTCTGGGAGCTTCCAATTCGTTGTTCGGCGGATGCTCAACTCGATTCCAGATGTCGAGGAGCTATTTTTGATG GATGCTTTCATGCCGCTTGTGGAACTCGTCCAAACGTCCAACGCTCGCACTATGATGGCGAAAACGGTTCTGTCTATATTCTTTGCCAAGTACAAATTGGTACAGATAGAGGACCCCATCGTGATCGGGAGCCTAATGCGCCTGTGCTGTATACTGCACGAGTCTATCAA CGCTGTGACAGTGGAAGACGAAGTGAAGCTGTGCGCGGAGCTGATCGCGAAGTACGTGCGCGCCGTGAGCCACGACGACCCGGAACAACAGCTCAACTTCTACGTCGAGAGCCGCGCCGCCTTCATCAAGCTGGACGCCGTGCTGGTGGCACTCGTTCAT TGTGTAAACGCGCTGGgcgcgcggggcgcggcggGCACGCGCGGCTGGCTGCAGCGCGCCTGCGCCGCGTACTGCTTCGTGACGGTGCCGTCGCTTCACTGCCCGCTCGCGCGCGCGCAGCTCTACCTGCTGTCCGGCCAGGCCGCGCTGCTCAATAACTGCGTCGGACAAG CGGAAGCCAATTTCAAAGCGCTCATCAGTTTAATACCAGACATTCCCGAATTCATCATGGAGGACGGTCAAAAGAAAATGACCCACTTTAAAGTTAGCAGTCTGATGAGTGACTTCCTTTCAACTCTTCTCATAATGCCG GATAACATGGACAGCAGTGTGAAAGCTTATATACTGAGTGGCTTCATCAAAACCATGGAGAGAATCCATTGGAGGAAGACCGACCCGGTGTACTACATGTCACTTCTGCGCACGCTGGACCTGCTGTGCGAAATGACTCGTGAAACTTATGCTTATGGCATAGAAGGAG TGCTATCCAATGACAAGTTATACGGATCTGAGGCCGAGTACATAGACAGCATCGAAAAATATTCCACAAACATATGCCAAGAACTCCTCGTCGTGTTGAAAGCGCTGGGCGACGCCAAGGAGACTCGGAAACAGCACGACCTAGCCCTCGAAGTGTTCTGGAGAGTTGTGCGCCGAGGTGACTTGGACAACAGCTCGATGGCTAACCTGGCAGCTAATTTGTGGATGCTCTCGCAAAAATTACAGGATACGAGTCAAAGGCTTCCT AAATCCATGTTGATGACGTTGAAGAATGATAACAGCAGAGCCAGTCAACAGCTTCTTCAAAAACTAAAGGAGAGCGCGTGA
- the LOC134648792 gene encoding VPS35 endosomal protein-sorting factor-like isoform X2 — translation MPSYYEWCSKKNRKSVKHEYPKFEVTNHPLKSNIVSAKISSSTSFIENLNKWSSAFEEVDPLLRFEQMDLAEESLPVEVSDGSINYSKAWTSRRAVILNKYTTGEKLTIISSFLPGGEKALIRQVSNLNEKVKHRLEQLDDFDEDTVRKTMGLSQQEFVTKINVLNEEIKKAWASEQRVKAFKIAIQCSKLLSDVNVMQFYPSKFVLITDTLDTFGNLVFSRLKERSYGTNVSKKVQDIDPTEIPDAAKETCQNWLFKMASIRELLPRLYMEMTLLKCYSFIAKDEIKPAIARLTKMIRGIGNPLVATYLRLYLCKVASSLLRNECEEFFYSNLKEFLEEYQQIFQPAIRKKYEVQLLTLDRYLSLYVPAVDWLMYGTVNSNKCKLTLYSLYSLEDLLQKCENMENNELLLYCLVSAFDSTSVNKKSTEILEMVQSSAEKMVMLSEILTALGEHLCTADSHHQMASEALIQTWWKIANNMKSTTNFLQVLGPWLQFACMHLSTQHVNIILRGTIRYMIKCGKPADEFSGSFQFVVRRMLNSIPDVEELFLMDAFMPLVELVQTSNARTMMAKTVLSIFFAKYKLVQIEDPIVIGSLMRLCCILHESINAVTVEDEVKLCAELIAKYVRAVSHDDPEQQLNFYVESRAAFIKLDAVLVALVHCVNALGARGAAGTRGWLQRACAAYCFVTVPSLHCPLARAQLYLLSGQAALLNNCVGQAEANFKALISLIPDIPEFIMEDGQKKMTHFKVSSLMSDFLSTLLIMPDNMDSSVKAYILSGFIKTMERIHWRKTDPVYYMSLLRTLDLLCEMTRETYAYGIEGVLSNDKLYGSEAEYIDSIEKYSTNICQELLVVLKALGDAKETRKQHDLALEVFWRVVRRGDLDNSSMANLAANLWMLSQKLQDTSQRLPKSMLMTLKNDNSRASQQLLQKLKESA, via the exons ATGCCTAGTTACTACGAATG GTGTTCAAAGAAAAATCGTAAAAGTGTTAAACATGAATATCCTAAATTTGAAGTAACAAATCATCCACTTAAATCGAATATTGTATCAGCA AAAATAAGTTCAAGTACAAGCTTTATTGAAAACTTGAATAAATGGAGTTCTGCATTTGAAGAGGTTGATCCACTACTTAGGTTTGAGCAAATGGACCTGGCAGAG GAGTCACTACCTGTGGAAGTATCTGATGGCAGCATAAATTATTCTAAGGCTTGGACATCCAGGCGTGCCGTTATTCTGAACAAATATACTACCGGAGAAAAATTGACTATTATCAGCAGTTTTCTGCCAGGTGGCGAAAAAG CTCTTATCCGCCAGGTTTCCAATTTAAATGAGAAAGTAAAGCACAGGCTTGAACAGTTGGATGACTTTGATGAAGACACTGTGCGAAAGACAATGGGTTTATCACAGCAGGAATTTGTCACCAAAATCAATGTGCTGAATGAAGAAATCaaaaag gcgTGGGCTAGTGAACAACGCGTCAAAGCATTCAAAATCGCCATTCAATGTTCTAAATTATTATCTGACGTGAATGTAATGCAATTCTATCCCAGCAAGTTTGTATTGATCACTGATACTTTAGACACATTTGGTAATCTAGTCTTTTCTAGACTCAAAGAGCGGAGTTATGG CACCAACGTTTCAAAAAAAGTCCAAGACATTGACCCCACTGAGATTCCTGATGCAGCCAAGGAAACATGTCAGAATTGGCTATTCAAAATGGCTTCAATAAGAGAGTTGTTGCCCAGGTTGTACATGGAAATGACTTTGCTAAAATGCTACTCATTTATTGCCAAAGACGAAATAAAGCCAGCCATTGCCAGGCTCACCAAGATGATCAGAGGCATAGGCAACCCATTGGTCGCTACCTACCTGAGGCTTTACCTCTGCAAAGTTGCTTCTAGTTTACTGCGGAATGAATGTGAGGAATTCTTTTACAGCAATTTGAAAGAATTTCTTGAAGAATATCAAcag ATTTTTCAACCAGCCATTCGAAAAAAATATGAGGTCCAGTTATTGACCCTCGACAGGTACTTGAGCCTGTATGTGCCCGCAGTGGACTGGTTGATGTATGGGACCGTCAACTCCAACAAATGCAAGCTAACTCTATACTCTCTATACTCTCTAGAGGACTTGCTCCAAAAATGCGAGAACATGGAAAATAa tGAGTTATTACTGTACTGTCTGGTTTCGGCTTTTGACTCTACAAGCGTTAATAAGAAATCTACAGAAATATTGGAAATGGTACAGAGTTCCGCAGAGAAAATGG TAATGCTAAGCGAAATCCTGACGGCCTTGGGTGAGCACCTGTGCACCGCCGACAGCCACCACCAGATGGCGTCCGAGGCGCTGATACAAACCTGGTGGAAGATCGCCAACAACATGAAGTCGACCACCAACTTCCTTCAAGTGCTGGGTCCTTGGCTACAGTTTGCTTGCATGCATCTGTCA ACACAACACGTGAACATCATCCTCCGCGGGACCATCAGGTACATGATTAAATGCGGGAAGCCCGCCGATGAGTTTTCTGGGAGCTTCCAATTCGTTGTTCGGCGGATGCTCAACTCGATTCCAGATGTCGAGGAGCTATTTTTGATG GATGCTTTCATGCCGCTTGTGGAACTCGTCCAAACGTCCAACGCTCGCACTATGATGGCGAAAACGGTTCTGTCTATATTCTTTGCCAAGTACAAATTGGTACAGATAGAGGACCCCATCGTGATCGGGAGCCTAATGCGCCTGTGCTGTATACTGCACGAGTCTATCAA CGCTGTGACAGTGGAAGACGAAGTGAAGCTGTGCGCGGAGCTGATCGCGAAGTACGTGCGCGCCGTGAGCCACGACGACCCGGAACAACAGCTCAACTTCTACGTCGAGAGCCGCGCCGCCTTCATCAAGCTGGACGCCGTGCTGGTGGCACTCGTTCAT TGTGTAAACGCGCTGGgcgcgcggggcgcggcggGCACGCGCGGCTGGCTGCAGCGCGCCTGCGCCGCGTACTGCTTCGTGACGGTGCCGTCGCTTCACTGCCCGCTCGCGCGCGCGCAGCTCTACCTGCTGTCCGGCCAGGCCGCGCTGCTCAATAACTGCGTCGGACAAG CGGAAGCCAATTTCAAAGCGCTCATCAGTTTAATACCAGACATTCCCGAATTCATCATGGAGGACGGTCAAAAGAAAATGACCCACTTTAAAGTTAGCAGTCTGATGAGTGACTTCCTTTCAACTCTTCTCATAATGCCG GATAACATGGACAGCAGTGTGAAAGCTTATATACTGAGTGGCTTCATCAAAACCATGGAGAGAATCCATTGGAGGAAGACCGACCCGGTGTACTACATGTCACTTCTGCGCACGCTGGACCTGCTGTGCGAAATGACTCGTGAAACTTATGCTTATGGCATAGAAGGAG TGCTATCCAATGACAAGTTATACGGATCTGAGGCCGAGTACATAGACAGCATCGAAAAATATTCCACAAACATATGCCAAGAACTCCTCGTCGTGTTGAAAGCGCTGGGCGACGCCAAGGAGACTCGGAAACAGCACGACCTAGCCCTCGAAGTGTTCTGGAGAGTTGTGCGCCGAGGTGACTTGGACAACAGCTCGATGGCTAACCTGGCAGCTAATTTGTGGATGCTCTCGCAAAAATTACAGGATACGAGTCAAAGGCTTCCT AAATCCATGTTGATGACGTTGAAGAATGATAACAGCAGAGCCAGTCAACAGCTTCTTCAAAAACTAAAGGAGAGCGCGTGA